Genomic segment of Prochlorococcus marinus CUG1433:
TCACGTAATAATTTAAAAGCTTTTTCCTTATCAATATTATTAGAATTTTGTATGATGCTTACAATTATTGGCTTTTCATTTTTATACAAAAAGCCAGATAATGCAAAGACATTTGAAAGAGTCCCAGTTTTTCCAAAAAACTTTCCAGATAATTCACTATTAACATATCTTTTAGCTAATGTTCCTCTTATTCCCATAATTGCAAGTGAAGATTGATAAGCTTTAAAATCATTAGAATATCTCATTTTATCTAAAAACAATACAACTAACTTTGTTGTAATTTTATTTTTTCTAGACAATCCACTAGCATCTGCAAAGTATGTATTAGTTACTGGTAGGCCTTTATTTTTAAGCCATTTTTTCAATTTTATATATTCATTATTGTTCCATGTATTTGAGGCGTTTTTAAAGAGAGATTCAGCTGTAAAATTATGGCTTTCAGAATTTATTAAAGTTAATAAGGAAATAATTGGAGTTGAATATATTTTATTTATCTCTGAAATATCTTTTAAATAAAATGTCTTTTTTGAATCAAAAAAATTTATATATACTTTTGAATTTGGAAATTTATTTTTTAAATAGTTTTCAATAAAATTTTTTAATGCATAAATATCTTCATAGTTATTGTGATTACTTTCTATTGCTAGAGATGTAATTGGAGATCCATATTCGTAAAGTTTATCAGTATTTGTCCATCCAATTGGCCAATATAATTTTGAATCAATTTCTACAATATTGAAGTTAATAATTTTGCTTTCTTTAACATTTGAAACTAGTTCGATTATATGTTCATAATTTAAATCTGGATCACCTTGACCAAGCAAGTAATAATTGTTTTTATTTTTTTTTAATAAGGAAGTTTTTAAATTATTATTTAATTTATATTTACTTAAGACATAAGCTGATGAGAATAATTTTTGATTTGATGCTGGCAACCTTAGAACTTCATCATTATAGGAACTAATTATTTCCCCTTTATTATTAATAATCGATACACTAAAAGATTCATCAAGTGTTTGATTCAATAAAGCATCATAAGTAGGACATTTTTTATTTTTAGTAATTAATCCAGGGAAATTAAAATAAATACTATTTAAAAAAGTTATTTTCTGTTTTGCTATTAGATATCTTATTAATATAGAAGATGATCCTAATACAAAAACAATAAAGAAAAATGAATAAATTTTTTTTATCACATTCAACCTATAAATTTACAAAAATAGATTCATTATCCGGTTTAATTTCAAATTCTTTTTTAAAATAATATTTTTTGCTTTCTTCTTTAAAAAGCAACCAGTTATTTGGATAAATATGCATAAGAGCAGCTTTATTTAAAGGCTGAAGAAAATAAATATTTTTCCATGTTTTGACGAATTTTTTACGTCTCTCTCTAATAACGCTTCCTATTCCAATATTGGCATCTTCAAATTTTGGATTTAATGAATAATGCGTTCCATGATAATTATCAGACATTGGTTCAAATGAATCGAAATCATATGGCTGAGGTATTATCGATATCATTACACTATCAATATTATTTATATTATTTGATTGATTAAATGATTTAAAAGTAAAGATTTTATCTTTGATATCTGGATAGTCCCTTTGAGCCAAAGCAACAGCACCTTGATCAGCAAATGTTATGAATACATTTTTATTTTTAGATAATATCTTGTAGATAGTTATTCCAATTCTGTTAAACTTCAATCCTTCAAAATTAAATTCTATAGTAAATCTTTTATTTGAATCTAATAAACTTTGATTAATTGCATCCTCCATATTCTTAAGAGATTCATTTAAATCTTTAGGTAGTCTATAGTTGGTTTCCATTAAAATTTGTCAATACATATTTGAATAAGTTCTAAAAATTTATCTATTTCTGACTTATTGTTTATTGAACCTAAACTAACACGAATATTTGAATATAGTTCATCATCTTTTAAACCAATATTTTTAAGTGTTGAGCTAGGTTTCCCAGATGAGCTTGAACAAGCACTTCCACTACTTATTGCTATTTTATTTTTTGACATGAAATTAATAATCTTATATGCCCTTATTGGCGCAAAAAGTTTATTTAATAGTAGAAACGAAATATGATTGGGAAGCCTATGGTTAATACTTCCAGTAATCTTTATATGATTATTATCAGTAATTTTTTGAAAAAAATAATTTTTAAGTTTATTAATATTATTAGATGGAAATTCAGTTATGTAATCATATACTTTTATTTTTCCTTTAATATTCTTTAATGATTCATACATTCCAGCGATTAATGGCAAAGCTTGTGTACCTTGTCTAATTGAAAATTCCTGAGTAAGTGATATGTCTTTATTTTTTAAAATTTGTCTAGACTTTTCTTTTGTTAAAAGGATACCGATACCTTTTGGCCCTCCAAATTTATGAGCAGATAAACTTAAAAAATCACATTTAAGATCTTTCCAACTGAATATTCCATTACTTAATATTTGAGTTCCATCTAAATGAAACATTATATTTAATTCTTCACATTTGGAACCTATAAATTGAACAGGCTGTATTGTCCCAATTTCACTTTGTCCCCAAATAATTGATACAAGCTTAGTATTATTCTTTAAAATTTTATGGATATTAGCAATATTTAAAATTCCATCATTATTTACCGTCCATTCGTAAATATCCCATTTTTGTTTCCTTAGTTTATTAGCACAAATAGTTGTTGCTTGATGTTCAACATTTGAGATAACAACTCTACCATTTTTAAAATTCTCATAAATACTATTAAATACAATATTTGTTGATTCCGAAGAACCAGATGTAAAAATTATATCCTCTGGATCTGCTTCAAATATATAAGCAATTTTAGATCTAATTTTTTCAAGATATGTGGAACATCTTATCCCTAGCTCATATGTAGATGAAGGGTTATGCCAATAATTCCTATAAGTTGAATTAATTATATTTAAAACATTCTCAGATAATGGAGTTGTGGATGCATTATCTAAATAGATAAAATTATTTTCCATTAATTTACTAACATTGAGCCTGAGAAAACCTTTGTAGCATTACCGGTCATCATGACTTCACAATCGTCTTTTGACCAATCAATTTTAAGATTACCTCCTGGCAAATTTACTATGGTTTGAGAATTACAAAGACCTAGCTTGTAAGCTGCTACATGGATAGCACAGGCACCTGTTCCGCAGGCCAAGGTTGGTCCTGCACCTCTTTCCCATACTTTTACTTTGATATTATCTCTATTTAAGATTTGACAAAAATGAACATTAGTTTTTTCAGGGAATAATTCATTTTTTTCAAATAAAGGACCAAGTCTGGAAAGAACAATTGAATCTATGTCTTTTAGAAAGAATATTAAATGAGGATTCCCCATCCCTACGGCATAACCCATAGTATTGAAATTTTTTTCAATAAATTTGTGTGAAGGAATTGAATTGATTTTTTTTTCAATGGTTGTTGGAATATTATGACTTTCTAAAATTGGAACTCCCATTTTTACTGTAATTTCATCATTTATATATTTTGCAATTTTTAAACCTGCTTTAGTCTCAATTTTATATTCTATATTTTTATTATTCATTGAATCATTCAAGTGGAGATACTCAACTAAACACCTAATTCCGTTTCCACACATTTGTGCTTCAGAACCATCAGAATTAAAAATTATCATTTTTGCATAATTATCTTGATTAGGTTCTTCTATAAAAATCACACCATCTGCTCCAATACCAAATTGCCTATTGCAAATTTGTTGTATATCAAATATTTTATTTGTCTTGTAATTTTTATATAAATCATTTCCTCTACAATCAATTACTACGAAATCATTTCCGTTACCTTGATATTTTTCAAAAGTTATATTTTTCATTTGTAGTTAATATATTTTAAATTTTAATTATAAATTATTCCTTTTAACAATCTATTTCTATTTTATACAATGGATATTAAAATAATAATTTAACAAATAAAAATTAAGTGATTTCTCCCGATAAACAATATGAGACTGATACCAATTTATATAATCCATCTGAAATAGAAAAAAAATGGCAGTCAATATGGACAGATAACAATTTATACAAAACTGATGAATTAACTGAGAATAGCGATAAATTTTATGCCTTATCAATGTTTCCCTACCCCTCGGGTAATCTTCATATGGGACATGTTAGAAATTATGTTATTACAGACTTAATAGCTCGGTTCCAAAGGTTTAAGGGCAAATCTGTATTACATCCAATGGGTTGGGACGCTTTTGGTTTGCCTGCTGAGAATGCAGCGATTGAAAGAGGTATTAGTCCAAGTGTGTGGACTAAAAAAAATATTTCTCATATGAAGTCACAATTAAAGCTTTTGGGACTATCAGTTGATTGGGATAGAGAATTTGCAACTTGTGATGAAAATTACTATGTTTGGACACAATATCTATTTTTAGAGTTATACAAGGCAGGTCTTGTATATCAAAAGGAATCAGAAGTTAATTGGGATCCGATAGATAATACAGTCTTAGCGAATGAACAAGTTGACTCAGAGGGTAAATCTTGGAGATCTGGGGCACTAGTTGAAAAAAAATTATTAAAGCAGTGGTTTTTAAGGATTACTAATTATGCGGATGAGTTATTGAAGGATTTAGAAAAATTAGATAATTGGCCAGAAAGAGTAAAAATAATGCAAGATAATTGGATTGGAAAGTCAATTGGTACAAATATTAATTTCAATATCAATATCAATCCAGAAGAGAAAATAACTGTATTTACGACAAGACCAGATACTTTATTTGGAGTTACTTATTTAGCAATTTCTGTTAATCATTCATTAATTAAAAATATTTCTGATAAAGAAACAATACAAGATATAGAAAATCTTAAACAATATTTGAAAAATAATAAAAATAATGATCTTGAAAAAATTGGAATAAAAACTAGATTTTTAGCAATAAATCCAGTTAATTCTGAACCTATTCCTATTTGGGTGGCAAGTTATGTTCTTGATGAATATGGTACAGGCGCTGTTATGGGCGTGCCAGCTCATGATCTAAGAGATTTTGAATTTGCTAAGAAAAATAATATTGATATTAAAAAGGTAATATCAAAGGATAAAAGTGAACAAACTATAGAACTTGATGAAGCTTATGTAGAAAATGGATATCTTATTAATTCAAATCAATACGATGGTTTAGAAAATACTATTGCTAAATTAAAAATTTCAGAGGAGGGAGTAAATATTGGATGGGCTGAAAATAAGATTCAATATCGTTTAAGAGATTGGTTAATATCTAGACAAAGATATTGGGGATGTCCTATTCCCATCGTTAATTGCAAAAAATGTGGATCTGTTCCTTTAAAACAATCAGATTTACCTGTTTCATTACCAAAAGATATAGATATCTCGGCTAACAAGATTAATGCTTTAGGTGATAATAATAATTGGATAAATACAACATGTCCAAAATGTGGAATAGCGGCAAAAAAAGAAACTGATACTATGGACACTTTTATGTGTTCATCATGGTATTTTTTAAGATATCCATCTTCAAAATGTTCTAATAAGCCATTTGAAAAGATTGAAATTAATAAGTGGTTGCCTGTAGATCAATATGTTGGAGGAGTAGAGCATGCAATATTGCATTTGTTATATGCAAGATTTTTCACTAAAGCTTTGCGGGATAATGAACTATTTGAAATTGATGAACCATTTAAAAAACTTTTAACGCAAGGAATGGTTCAAGCGGCAGCCTATAAAAACAATAAAACGGGTAAATATGTTTCTCCTTCCGATATTACTGATCTATCAAATCCTACAGATCCAATGGACAATACCAAACTTGAAGTTCTTTTCGAGAAGATGTCTAAGTCAAAATATAATGGAATAGACCCTGAATCAGTAATTAAAAAATATGGAGCAGATACAGCAAGAATGTTTATATTATTTAAAGCGCCGCCAGAAAAAGATTTGGAATGGGGAGATACAGATGTTGAAGGACAATTTAGATTTTTAAGCAGGATTTGGAAGCTTTATATAAATTGTGCAAAAGATATAAATAGTAAATCTAAATCTTGTCCAGATAAAGAAAAAAGTTTAATAAAGTCAATGAATATAGCTATAAAAGAAATTTCAAATGACATATTAAATAACCAATTTAATACTGCGATCTCAGAACTAATGAAGTTTTATAATTCTTTATCAAATTCCATTAATGATGTAAACAATAATTTAAGAATTGAGGCTTTAAAAACATTTTGTATTTTGTTGGCTCCATTTGCCCCTCATATTGCAGAAGAAATATGGCATCTTATAGGATTCAAAAAATCTGTGCATTTAGAACACTGGCCCTCATTTAATGCAGAGGCACTAAAGGAAGATTCATATGAACTGGTAATACAAGTGAATGGAAAAGTTAGAGACAAAGTAAATATTAATAATGATATGAATGAAGATCAAATTAAAGAATTGACTCTTAAAAGACCTAATATATTAAAATGGACTCAAGATAAGGAAATAAGAAAAATAATTATTGTTAAGGGAAAAATTATTAATATTGTTGTTTAAGAATTTATTTTTTGAATAACTAATGAATTTGGATTTGACCAATCGCCTTTAACTAAATAATTATCATTACCGAAACACATTTCACGTAGTATGAAAAATATTGGTTCACTCACTGAATTATCAAATAATGATGTTATGTCATTTATAGAATATTCTCCACCTTCATCTAATATATTACATACTTTTTGTTGATACTCAATAATATTTGCGGCTGCTTTCTTTCCAGCTTCAACTCCTGGTTGATCATATGCATTTATATTTACCAATTCAGCGTAGAAGGATACGGCCCTCTCAAATAATGCGATTAATGCACCTAGTGAAAAACAATTTAACTTTTCTAACGTAATAGTGATACTTTGTCTGTTTTCACTAGATAGTGCTGATCTGGTTCCCTGCAAAAAACCAGAAAGATATTCTTTAGGATTCTCTTTTTCATCAAAAATATTAGTAGATGGAGAATCTAATAATTCAATAAAAATACAAAAGAAATTATCAATACCATCTCTCAGTTGTTGAACATAAGCATGTTGATCTGTAGATCCTTTATTACCAAAAACGGAAATACCTTGATTAACTACTTCACCATTCCTACTAAATTTCTTACCTAATGATTCCATTACTAATTGCTGGAGATATTTACTAAATACCTGTAATCTATCTCTATATGGCAATACGACCATATCCCTCTTTCCAATACCATCCCCAGTTAAATACCATGCGGATGATA
This window contains:
- a CDS encoding D-alanyl-D-alanine carboxypeptidase — its product is MIKKIYSFFFIVFVLGSSSILIRYLIAKQKITFLNSIYFNFPGLITKNKKCPTYDALLNQTLDESFSVSIINNKGEIISSYNDEVLRLPASNQKLFSSAYVLSKYKLNNNLKTSLLKKNKNNYYLLGQGDPDLNYEHIIELVSNVKESKIINFNIVEIDSKLYWPIGWTNTDKLYEYGSPITSLAIESNHNNYEDIYALKNFIENYLKNKFPNSKVYINFFDSKKTFYLKDISEINKIYSTPIISLLTLINSESHNFTAESLFKNASNTWNNNEYIKLKKWLKNKGLPVTNTYFADASGLSRKNKITTKLVVLFLDKMRYSNDFKAYQSSLAIMGIRGTLAKRYVNSELSGKFFGKTGTLSNVFALSGFLYKNEKPIIVSIIQNSNNIDKEKAFKLLRDVYYLKSC
- a CDS encoding DUF1995 family protein — protein: METNYRLPKDLNESLKNMEDAINQSLLDSNKRFTIEFNFEGLKFNRIGITIYKILSKNKNVFITFADQGAVALAQRDYPDIKDKIFTFKSFNQSNNINNIDSVMISIIPQPYDFDSFEPMSDNYHGTHYSLNPKFEDANIGIGSVIRERRKKFVKTWKNIYFLQPLNKAALMHIYPNNWLLFKEESKKYYFKKEFEIKPDNESIFVNL
- a CDS encoding aminotransferase class V-fold PLP-dependent enzyme, whose protein sequence is MENNFIYLDNASTTPLSENVLNIINSTYRNYWHNPSSTYELGIRCSTYLEKIRSKIAYIFEADPEDIIFTSGSSESTNIVFNSIYENFKNGRVVISNVEHQATTICANKLRKQKWDIYEWTVNNDGILNIANIHKILKNNTKLVSIIWGQSEIGTIQPVQFIGSKCEELNIMFHLDGTQILSNGIFSWKDLKCDFLSLSAHKFGGPKGIGILLTKEKSRQILKNKDISLTQEFSIRQGTQALPLIAGMYESLKNIKGKIKVYDYITEFPSNNINKLKNYFFQKITDNNHIKITGSINHRLPNHISFLLLNKLFAPIRAYKIINFMSKNKIAISSGSACSSSSGKPSSTLKNIGLKDDELYSNIRVSLGSINNKSEIDKFLELIQICIDKF
- a CDS encoding diaminopimelate epimerase codes for the protein MKNITFEKYQGNGNDFVVIDCRGNDLYKNYKTNKIFDIQQICNRQFGIGADGVIFIEEPNQDNYAKMIIFNSDGSEAQMCGNGIRCLVEYLHLNDSMNNKNIEYKIETKAGLKIAKYINDEITVKMGVPILESHNIPTTIEKKINSIPSHKFIEKNFNTMGYAVGMGNPHLIFFLKDIDSIVLSRLGPLFEKNELFPEKTNVHFCQILNRDNIKVKVWERGAGPTLACGTGACAIHVAAYKLGLCNSQTIVNLPGGNLKIDWSKDDCEVMMTGNATKVFSGSMLVN
- a CDS encoding leucine--tRNA ligase; this encodes MISPDKQYETDTNLYNPSEIEKKWQSIWTDNNLYKTDELTENSDKFYALSMFPYPSGNLHMGHVRNYVITDLIARFQRFKGKSVLHPMGWDAFGLPAENAAIERGISPSVWTKKNISHMKSQLKLLGLSVDWDREFATCDENYYVWTQYLFLELYKAGLVYQKESEVNWDPIDNTVLANEQVDSEGKSWRSGALVEKKLLKQWFLRITNYADELLKDLEKLDNWPERVKIMQDNWIGKSIGTNINFNININPEEKITVFTTRPDTLFGVTYLAISVNHSLIKNISDKETIQDIENLKQYLKNNKNNDLEKIGIKTRFLAINPVNSEPIPIWVASYVLDEYGTGAVMGVPAHDLRDFEFAKKNNIDIKKVISKDKSEQTIELDEAYVENGYLINSNQYDGLENTIAKLKISEEGVNIGWAENKIQYRLRDWLISRQRYWGCPIPIVNCKKCGSVPLKQSDLPVSLPKDIDISANKINALGDNNNWINTTCPKCGIAAKKETDTMDTFMCSSWYFLRYPSSKCSNKPFEKIEINKWLPVDQYVGGVEHAILHLLYARFFTKALRDNELFEIDEPFKKLLTQGMVQAAAYKNNKTGKYVSPSDITDLSNPTDPMDNTKLEVLFEKMSKSKYNGIDPESVIKKYGADTARMFILFKAPPEKDLEWGDTDVEGQFRFLSRIWKLYINCAKDINSKSKSCPDKEKSLIKSMNIAIKEISNDILNNQFNTAISELMKFYNSLSNSINDVNNNLRIEALKTFCILLAPFAPHIAEEIWHLIGFKKSVHLEHWPSFNAEALKEDSYELVIQVNGKVRDKVNINNDMNEDQIKELTLKRPNILKWTQDKEIRKIIIVKGKIINIVV